A genomic window from Longimicrobiaceae bacterium includes:
- a CDS encoding murein L,D-transpeptidase catalytic domain family protein yields the protein MRSHPRMLAAAALSLGGLGGLLPHDSGTAGELGPTTTVPGAAVAAASPIPIPIARRVESILHRAAPTAAEIRALRVQSAVSALAGRVVERSDPNALRFAFQAYYNYRAAHPEQVRKPYLYYVDYGLDSRTPRGYVFDMDRLEVVDGPFTVAHGRGSAGEGVPTRFSNLPGSYATSLGLFLTQETYTFSGSAGGGSYRSVGLRLQGLSGPFNSAARDRRVVVHGAPYVTPERAGRSEGCPAMEEERAQELLPLISDGGLVFLFSPLDPAWLRGEPWVQGAAGKLGTRG from the coding sequence ATGCGTTCACATCCGCGCATGCTCGCCGCCGCTGCCCTTTCCCTGGGTGGCCTCGGCGGCCTGCTGCCGCACGACTCCGGAACGGCCGGCGAGCTCGGCCCGACGACCACGGTCCCGGGCGCGGCGGTCGCCGCCGCCTCGCCGATCCCGATTCCCATCGCGCGCCGGGTCGAGAGCATCCTCCACAGGGCGGCGCCCACCGCGGCCGAGATCCGGGCGCTCCGCGTGCAGAGTGCGGTGAGCGCGCTGGCCGGCCGGGTCGTGGAGCGGAGCGACCCGAACGCGCTCCGCTTCGCTTTCCAGGCGTACTACAACTACCGGGCGGCGCACCCGGAGCAGGTGCGCAAGCCGTACCTGTACTACGTGGACTACGGGCTCGACAGCCGCACCCCGCGCGGGTACGTCTTCGACATGGACCGCCTGGAGGTGGTGGACGGCCCGTTCACGGTGGCGCATGGGCGCGGGTCGGCGGGTGAGGGGGTGCCGACGCGGTTCTCCAACCTGCCGGGGAGCTACGCCACGTCGCTCGGCCTCTTCCTCACCCAGGAGACGTATACTTTCAGCGGCAGCGCGGGCGGGGGCTCCTACCGCTCCGTGGGGCTCCGGCTGCAGGGCCTCTCCGGGCCCTTCAACAGCGCGGCGCGCGACCGCCGCGTCGTCGTGCACGGGGCCCCGTACGTCACGCCCGAGCGGGCCGGCCGCAGCGAGGGGTGTCCCGCGATGGAGGAGGAGCGCGCCCAGGAGCTCCTCCCCCTGATCAGCGACGGCGGCCTGGTGTTCCTCTTTTCGCCGCTGGATCCCGCCTGGCTCCGCGGCGAGCCGTGGGTGCAGGGCGCCGCCGGAAAGCTGGGGACGCGCGGATAG
- a CDS encoding PIN domain-containing protein, with protein sequence MTGPAGAAGDRLRVCLDLNVYVAAEIALAKGRHDTTPLRLLDACRHGRFDLVVSHGMLERLTSVLRRPPLNLTLALATERAQLVGELAALPNLLVLGGGVMPLRDVEDRGVLEAALAGRAGWLATYNLADFSGIAEPDPETGFLRVRGVLIVHPADFAQTMGL encoded by the coding sequence GTGACCGGCCCGGCGGGGGCCGCTGGTGACCGGCTCCGCGTCTGCCTGGACCTCAACGTGTACGTGGCGGCGGAGATCGCGCTGGCGAAAGGGCGGCACGACACCACGCCGCTGCGGCTCCTGGACGCGTGCAGGCACGGCCGGTTCGACCTCGTCGTGTCGCACGGGATGCTGGAGCGGCTCACCTCCGTGCTGCGCCGTCCTCCTTTGAACCTGACACTCGCCCTCGCAACCGAGCGCGCGCAGCTCGTCGGCGAGCTGGCTGCGCTTCCGAACCTCCTCGTCCTCGGGGGAGGAGTGATGCCGCTGCGCGACGTGGAGGATCGCGGCGTGCTGGAAGCGGCGCTGGCGGGACGGGCGGGCTGGCTAGCGACCTACAACCTCGCCGACTTCTCCGGGATCGCGGAGCCCGACCCCGAGACCGGCTTCCTGCGTGTGCGCGGAGTCCTGATCGTCCATCCGGCCGATTTCGCGCAGACGATGGGGCTCTGA
- a CDS encoding NAD(P)/FAD-dependent oxidoreductase, whose protein sequence is MAVPDAVVVGSGPNGLAAAIVLAQAGRSVVVREQADTIGGGMRTEELTLPGYRHDVCSIVHPLALSSPFFRTLPLAEHGLEWVHSPACLAHPFDDGSIALLERSIDETGATLGADARAWERLLGRWVRRWPTLAEDVLGPLEFPDHPLLLARFGLQAIRSADALARSAFREKRARALFAGNAAHSMVPLTASPTAAFGLTLAAAGHAVGWPIARGGSQSIADALASYLRSLGGEIVTGAPVENVDELRGVRTVLLDLTPRQVLRVAGHRLPARYRRALERYRYGAGSFKMDWALDGPIPWRNPECLRAATVHLGGTLEEIAASEHAPLAGEVPEKPFVLLVQPTLFDPGRAPEGRQIAWAYCHVPFACDVDMTRAIEDQVERFAPGFRDRVLERSVMPPSGLERHNPNLVGGDISAGAMTLRQVFFRPAIRRNPYTTPVEGLYLCSASTPPGGAVHGMCGYYAAQAALKHPMDAPES, encoded by the coding sequence ATGGCGGTGCCTGACGCGGTGGTGGTGGGCTCCGGCCCGAACGGGCTGGCGGCGGCGATCGTGCTGGCGCAGGCGGGGCGCTCCGTGGTGGTGCGCGAGCAGGCGGACACCATCGGCGGGGGGATGCGGACCGAGGAGCTGACGCTCCCCGGCTACCGACACGACGTCTGCTCCATTGTCCACCCGCTCGCCCTCTCGTCACCCTTCTTCCGCACCCTCCCCCTGGCCGAGCACGGGCTGGAGTGGGTGCACTCCCCCGCCTGCCTGGCCCACCCCTTCGACGACGGCAGCATCGCGCTCCTGGAGCGCTCCATCGACGAGACCGGCGCCACCCTCGGGGCGGACGCGCGGGCCTGGGAGCGGCTCCTGGGGCGCTGGGTGCGGCGCTGGCCCACGCTGGCGGAGGACGTGCTGGGGCCGCTGGAGTTTCCGGACCACCCGCTGCTCCTGGCGCGCTTCGGGCTGCAGGCGATCCGCTCCGCGGACGCGCTGGCGAGGAGCGCCTTCCGGGAGAAGCGGGCGCGGGCGCTCTTCGCCGGGAACGCCGCGCACTCCATGGTGCCGCTCACCGCCTCGCCCACGGCGGCGTTCGGGCTCACGCTGGCCGCCGCCGGCCACGCGGTGGGGTGGCCGATCGCGCGGGGCGGGTCGCAGAGCATCGCCGACGCGCTGGCCTCGTACCTCCGCTCGCTGGGGGGCGAGATCGTCACCGGCGCCCCGGTGGAGAACGTGGACGAGCTGCGCGGGGTGCGCACGGTGCTGCTGGACCTGACGCCGCGACAGGTGCTCCGCGTCGCCGGGCACCGCCTCCCCGCCCGCTACCGCCGCGCGCTGGAGCGGTACCGCTACGGCGCCGGCTCCTTCAAGATGGACTGGGCGCTCGACGGGCCCATCCCCTGGCGGAACCCGGAGTGCCTCCGCGCCGCCACGGTCCACCTGGGCGGGACGCTGGAGGAGATCGCCGCCTCCGAGCACGCGCCGCTCGCGGGCGAGGTCCCGGAGAAGCCGTTCGTGCTGCTGGTGCAGCCCACGCTCTTCGACCCCGGCCGCGCGCCGGAGGGGAGGCAGATCGCCTGGGCCTACTGCCACGTCCCCTTCGCCTGCGACGTGGACATGACGCGGGCCATCGAGGACCAGGTCGAGCGCTTCGCCCCCGGCTTCCGCGACCGGGTGCTGGAGCGCAGCGTGATGCCGCCGTCCGGGCTGGAGCGCCACAACCCCAACCTGGTGGGCGGGGACATCAGCGCCGGGGCCATGACGCTGCGGCAGGTCTTCTTCCGCCCGGCGATCCGCCGGAACCCCTACACCACCCCCGTGGAGGGGCTGTACCTCTGCTCCGCCTCCACGCCCCCGGGCGGCGCCGTCCACGGGATGTGCGGCTACTACGCCGCCCAGGCCGCGCTGAAGCACCCCATGGACGCGCCGGAGAGCTGA